The Danio aesculapii chromosome 8, fDanAes4.1, whole genome shotgun sequence genome window below encodes:
- the sncaip gene encoding synphilin-1, with translation MDVPEYLDLDEIDFTDDLPYSSKSIPELCRRHDGQNDERQAPAINWPRSAASHSGAGLKPTGIADVYSKFRPVKRVSPLKHQPEETQTQAETEGKSSEMDTQSGKEEHSKSRGLINQALFGELEHYDLDMDEILDVPYIKCTQQAATLPRAPSAGNTHTLVHSESLSGGTQFCVLSPVMRKSKSADLRAQSLVLENTHEQIPDSKTGADGGGHTSRKQARGASREADEEAKKSQNILNIVRDGQISLLPHFAAENLELIRDEDGNNLLHVSAAQGHTDCLQHLTSLMGEDCLNERNKQQLTPAGLGVRNGHLECVRWMVSETEAIAELSCTREHPSLIHYAARYGQERVLLWLLQFMQEQAISLDEQDQNGNSAVHVAAQFGHLGCLQTLVEYGSNVTVQNQQCERASQCAERQGHSTCSRYLVVVETCMSLASQVVKLTKQLHEQTTARVALQNQLQLLLQTQEPNGRPPSPSCRVPPSDSWPEMTLTAEVAPENGQWVLKQKHTETDGVMRKLLGKDAAERSHPRDTHDGGVESGAGPGAGPMKRLGMGERRELKLARLKQIMQRSLSESDGDVYPPDETKHATRPTQLPIPEAEEPKNTHSSSERKLSFTHRTSKSVDACNPSPSSDQSDPETRTEAGDKVTTSPKSALKSPSSRRKTSQNLKLRVTFDEPPRKDGAASDTKAPSTKEKRPFGAFRSIMETLSGNQNNNNNSSSSSNAQSPGKHTGKKSKSKTSAV, from the exons TACTCGTCTAAGAGCATCCCTGAGCTGTGCCGAAGACACGATGGACAGAATGATGAGAGACAAG ctCCAGCCATTAACTGGCCTCGTAGTGCGGCGTCTCACAGCGGCGCAGGACTCAAACCCACCGGTATCGCAGACGTCTACAGTAAATTCCGTCCTGTTAAACGTGTTTCTCCACTCAAACACCAGCCCGAGGAGACGCAGACGCAGGCGGAGACTGAAGGGAAGAGCTCAGAGATGGACACACAGAGCGGGAAAGAGGAGCACAGCAAGAGCAGAGGCCTCATCAACCAGG CTCTGTTCGGGGAACTGGAGCACTACGACCTGGACATGGATGAGATTCTGGACGTGCCCTACATCAAGTGCACTCAGCAGGCGGCGACACTGCCTCGAGCGCCCTCCGCAGGGAACACGCACACACTGGTGCACTCCGAGAGCCTGAGCGGCGGGACGCAGTTCTGTGTGCTGTCGCCCGTCATGAGGAAGTCTAAATCTGCAGATCTCCGAGCGCAGAGTCTTGTGCTCGAGAACACACACGAGCAGATCCCGGACAGCAAAACCGGAGCCGACGGCGGCGGACACACATCCAGAAAACAAGCCAGAGGAGCGTCCCGTGAAGCGGACGAGGAGGCCAAGAAGAGCCAAAACATCCTGAATATCGTGAGAGACGGACAGATCTCTCTGCTG CCTCACTTTGCGGCGGAGAATCTGGAGCTGATCAGAGACGAGGACGGGAACAATCTTCTGCATGTGTCTGCGGCTCAGGGACACACAGACTGTCTGCAGCACCTGACGTCTCTCATGGGCGAAGACTGTCTGAACGAACGCAATAAACAGCAGCTCACACCGGCAGGACTCGGCGTACGG aatGGTCATCTGGAGTGTGTGCGCTGGATGGTGAGCGAGACGGAGGCCATCGCAGAGCTCAGCTGTACTCGAGAACACCCGAGCCTCATTCATTATGCTGCTCGATACGGTCAG gagCGTGTGCTGCTGTGGCTGCTGCAGTTTATGCAGGAGCAGGCCATCTCTCTGGACGAGCAGGATCAGAACGGGAACTCCGCGGTTCACGTTGCCGCTCAGTTCGGCCATCTGGGCTGCCTTCAG actCTGGTGGAGTACGGCTCTAATGTGACAGTGCAGAATCAGCAGTGTGAGCGCGCGTCACAGTGTGCGGAGCGTCAGGGTCACAGCACCTGCTCCAGGTACCTGGTGGTGGTGGAGACCTGCATGTCTCTGGCCTCGCAGGTGGTCAAACTCACCAAACAGCTGCACGA GCAGACCACAGCGCGGGTGGCTCTACAGAACCAGCTTCAGCTTCTGCTGCAGACACAGGAGCCCAACGGCAGACCGCCATCACCCAG CTGTCGTGTGCCTCCGTCAGACTCGTGGCCTGAAATGACCCTAACAGCAGAAGTGGCACCTGAAAACGGCCAGTGGGTCCTGAAGCAGAAACACACGGAGACAGACGGAGTCATGCGCAAACTGCTGGGGAAAGATGCAGCAGAGCGAAGCCATCCCAGAGACACCCATGATGGAGGCGTGGAGTCAGGGGCGGGGCCAGGGGCTGGACCAATGAAACGACTGGGAATGGGAGAGAGGCGGGAACTCAAGCTGGCGCGTCTGAAACAGATCATGCAGCGTTCGCTTAGTGAGTCTGACGGAGACGTCTATCCTCCAGACGAGACCAAACACGCAACCAGACCCACACAACTGCCCATCCCTGAGGCCGAGGAGCCCAAAAACACACACTCCTCCAGCGAACGCAAGCTCTCCTTCACACACAGGACTTCCAAATCTGTGGACGCCTGTAACCCGTCTCCGTCATCAGACCAGAGCGATCCCGAAACCAGAACAGAAGCGGGAGATAAAGTCACCACCAGTCCGAAAAGTGCGCTCAAGTCTCCGTCCTCTCGCAGGAAAACCTCGCAGAATCTGAAGCTGAGAGTCACGTTTGATGAGCCGCCGCGGAAAGACGGAGCCGCCAGCGACACTAAAGCCCCGTCCACTAAAGAGAAGAGACCCTTCGGTGCGTTTCGCTCTATAATGGAGACGCTGAGCGGAAaccagaacaacaacaacaacagcagcagcagcagcaatgcTCAGAGTCCTGGAAAACACACCGGGAAGAAGAGTAAAAGCAAGACGAGCGCTGTGTAG